In the genome of Desulfobulbaceae bacterium, the window CAGATCGCCAATGACCGGGCGTAAGGCAGGGTTGATCAGCTGTCATACCTGCCACCTTATCTGCCCATGCCCAGACCTGCCATCGCCAGAGTTCCACCAATGCCCACGCTGCGGAACTCGCTTAAGGGTTCGCAAGACCAACAGCATTCCCAGATGCTGGGCCTTAGTACTCGCCTCGTTCATTCTCTATCTCCCAGCCAACCTGGTACCAATAACCACTACCACCGTATTAGGCCGTCCATCCAAAAGTGATACAATCATGAGCGGCGTAATCTATTTCCTGGACAGTGGGTCCTGGTATATCGCGCTAATCATCTTCATCGCCAGTGTCGTTGTACCGCTAATGAAACTCTTCATCCTGACCTTTCTTCTGACCTCACTGCATTTCGGCTGGGACTGGCTACCGCTTGAACGGACCCGGCTCTTCCGTCTGACGGAACTGGTCGGCCGCTGGTCGATGGTTGACATCTACGTTGTCACCATCCTTGTAGCTCTGGTCAGATTCGGGGCTTTTGCCAACATTGAAGCTGGCCCAGGGGCAGCTTATTTTGCCGCGCTTGTAATCTTGACCATGTTCGCGGCTGAAAGTTTTGACCCCCGTCTCATTTGGGATCGCATGGAGGACCACAATGCCTGATGATCCGCAGAAAGACGAACTGCCCCGAGACGACGCTCCAACTGCCGCCATCCGCCCCAGCAAAAGACTTTCTATCGTCTGGCTGGTGCCTCTGGTGGCACTCGCCATCTCCGGATGGCTCCTCTACAAATCGTGGTCAGAGAAAGGTCCTCTAATCACCATCACCTTCAAGAATGCCGAGAGGATCTCCGAAGGCGCCTCCAAAATTAAATATAAGGATGTCGATATTGGCGAAGTTGAAACCATCACCTTCAGCCCGGACATGAAGCAGGTCGTGGTTAAAGCGCGGATAGACAAGGTGGCAGAGCCTCACCTAACCGACAACACCAGTTTCTGGATCGTCCGACCCCGAATCACTGCAGGGAAGATCTCCGGGCTCGGCACCCTGCTATCCGGCTCATATATCAGCATGGAACCCGGACACCCCGGCACCCAACGCAGAAATTTCACCGGACTTGAGGAAGCGCCCTTCATCACCACCGACAACCCAGGCAAATACTATATACTCAAAGCAGAAGGACTTGGTTCATTGGATATCGGTTCACCCGTCAGTTATCGTCAGATCAAGGTCGGGCAGGTAGTCGGGTATGGCTTTGATGATTCAGGACAAGCGGTACATATCAGAATCTTCGTCAACGCCCCCCATGACCAGCAGATCTCCACCAACACCAGTTTTTGGAACGCAAGCGGCTTTGAATTGAATCTTGATGCCACCGGGATTAAGCTGGACACCGAGTCACTAACCTCCATTCTCTCTGGCGGCATCTCTTTCGACCTGCCACCTCAAGGTCGGCCTGGCACAATAGCAAAAGAGAACACCACTTTTGAACTCTTCAGTTCTCGAAAAGCCGTCAACGAGATAAAATACCACTTAACAGATACTTGGCAGGTTTACTTCAACCAATCGGTACGAGGCCTAACAGTAGGCGCTCCAGTAGAATTCCAAGGCATCAAGATCGGTGAGGTCAGCAGCATCAACCTCAAATTCGAGAGTATCACGATGAGCTTCCGCACCCCAGTCATGTTACGAATTGAACCGGAACGCATTTTCGGCCAGGACCCGGATTTCAACACTACTGACGGCCAGGCTATCCTTAATACCTTCATCACTCGTGGAATGAGGGCGGTCTTAAAAAATGGCAACTTACTCACAGGTCAACTGCTGATTGATTTCGACTTTTATCCCAACCAGCCTGCACAAAAGATAACCTATGAAGACGCAATACCTGTGCTGCCAACCCGGCAGACTGAGCTTCAACTCCTTACCGACAGCCTGAGCACGATCTTAAACAAAGTCGAAAAAATTCCCTTCCAGCAAATCAGCGAAGACCTACACGCCCTGCTCAAAACAACGAATACAGCCATTGCCCAGATCCCGGTCCAATCACTCGGCGAGGATCTGCGGGCGACTTTAAAGGCAGCCAATACCACCATGACCCACATCAACACCATGGCCGAGACCGTCAATACCCAAACGACACCTGCCATCACCGCCGCACTGGAACAACTACGAACCACACTTGCCGACATGGAACACTCCCTCGGCAGCGACTCCCCAACCAACCACCAACTCCGCCAAACCATGCGTGACATATCAACGGCGGTCCGCTCCCTACGAAGCCTAAGTGACTATCTTGATCGACACCCAGAATCAATCATCCACGGCAAGGAGGATGAAATGCCATGACCACCCACAGCCCGACCCGACTATTCCGCGCTTCCCTGCTCTTGCTGCTCCTCCTGATCACTTATGGTTGTGGCGGGGCAAGACGACCTGTGATCTATTACAACTTGAGTCAGACGACAACTGAGCACCGACCGGAAATAGACCCCCATAACAAAATTCTCGCACTCGGCATTGGCCCCATCCAACTGCCCGAGTCACTCAGCAGGCCCCAAATCGCCTCCCGGCTTGACAATCAGCGTCTGACATACAGTGACTACAACCGCTGGAGCGGTTCATTAAGCGATGACTTTGCCTCCGTCCTCATGGAAAATCTTGCAGCATACCTCCCTGAGCAGACACCTACCGCCCTTTTCCCTTGGGCAAAACACTTTAAGCCAAGTCACCGCCTGGTGGTCACCATCTCCCAATTCGATGGCCAGCTTGGAGGAGAGATCATCCTGATCACGCGCTGGGCAATCACCAACAGCGAGGGCAAAGAACCTCTCATCACACGTAAATCAACCATCCGAGTCAAGGCGAACGGAGATCAATACCAGGATCTGGTCTCAGCTCAAAGTCAGG includes:
- a CDS encoding paraquat-inducible membrane protein A; this encodes MTGRKAGLISCHTCHLICPCPDLPSPEFHQCPRCGTRLRVRKTNSIPRCWALVLASFILYLPANLVPITTTTVLGRPSKSDTIMSGVIYFLDSGSWYIALIIFIASVVVPLMKLFILTFLLTSLHFGWDWLPLERTRLFRLTELVGRWSMVDIYVVTILVALVRFGAFANIEAGPGAAYFAALVILTMFAAESFDPRLIWDRMEDHNA
- a CDS encoding MCE family protein; amino-acid sequence: MPDDPQKDELPRDDAPTAAIRPSKRLSIVWLVPLVALAISGWLLYKSWSEKGPLITITFKNAERISEGASKIKYKDVDIGEVETITFSPDMKQVVVKARIDKVAEPHLTDNTSFWIVRPRITAGKISGLGTLLSGSYISMEPGHPGTQRRNFTGLEEAPFITTDNPGKYYILKAEGLGSLDIGSPVSYRQIKVGQVVGYGFDDSGQAVHIRIFVNAPHDQQISTNTSFWNASGFELNLDATGIKLDTESLTSILSGGISFDLPPQGRPGTIAKENTTFELFSSRKAVNEIKYHLTDTWQVYFNQSVRGLTVGAPVEFQGIKIGEVSSINLKFESITMSFRTPVMLRIEPERIFGQDPDFNTTDGQAILNTFITRGMRAVLKNGNLLTGQLLIDFDFYPNQPAQKITYEDAIPVLPTRQTELQLLTDSLSTILNKVEKIPFQQISEDLHALLKTTNTAIAQIPVQSLGEDLRATLKAANTTMTHINTMAETVNTQTTPAITAALEQLRTTLADMEHSLGSDSPTNHQLRQTMRDISTAVRSLRSLSDYLDRHPESIIHGKEDEMP
- a CDS encoding membrane integrity-associated transporter subunit PqiC, giving the protein MTTHSPTRLFRASLLLLLLLITYGCGGARRPVIYYNLSQTTTEHRPEIDPHNKILALGIGPIQLPESLSRPQIASRLDNQRLTYSDYNRWSGSLSDDFASVLMENLAAYLPEQTPTALFPWAKHFKPSHRLVVTISQFDGQLGGEIILITRWAITNSEGKEPLITRKSTIRVKANGDQYQDLVSAQSQAVAEFASEIATALATL